The Trichoderma atroviride chromosome 5, complete sequence genome contains a region encoding:
- a CDS encoding uncharacterized protein (EggNog:ENOG41~CAZy:GT32~TransMembrane:3 (o33-53i246-266o313-334i)): MSFDEERQDGGDPPSSCQRWSMKYLRLPRLTKMAVFLLLVVDLAIVGMLVYTLEPLITLLRRNEELFTPTVTLPLNGTASASSYSGDLSRQKIPRILHQTTKNSTIPEKWIKSQQSCMETYSDFEYKLWTDELARDFISSEYPWFVDNWDGYAFPIQRADAIRYFVLHHYGGIYLDMDTFCNEPIPLEQLEAGPSPHYALFKSTLPTGVTNDFMISTARHPAYAAAVSKLPFFYDITRFWAEIQPYANIMMSSGPLFLSLVVKDYLLGQPSLPSPTVEVIHPSELESYITDLESATWHKADAHALMWLGTRPWTWFLGGAIALLAILYLINYLLLITCEAFLRKVPSITYAIKESKLA, translated from the exons ATGTCCTTTGACGAAGAGCGCCAGGACGGCGGCGACCCTCCCTCGTCCTGCCAGCGATGGTCGATGAAATATCTGAGGCTGCCGAGGCTGACCAAGATGGCCGTCTTCCTGCTTCTGGTGGTTGACCTGGCCATCGTGGGAATGCTTGTTTACACACTCGAGCCTCTCATCACTCTCCTGCGCAGAAACGAGGAGTTGTTTACGCCCACAGTCACCCTGCCTCTCAACGGCACCGCGAGCGCGTCGTCCTACTCTGGCGATCTGAGCCGGCAAAAGATTCCTCGCATTCTGCACCAGACCACCAAGAACAGCACGATTCCCGAGAAATGGATCAAATCGCAGCAGAGCTGCATGGAAACCTATTCGGACTTTGAGTACAAG CTGTGGACCGACGAGTTGGCTCGcgacttcatctcttccGAATATCCTTGGTTCGTGGACAACTGGGACGGCTACGCATTCCCCATCCAGCGCGCCGATGCCATCCGCTACTTCGTTCTGCACCACTATGGAGGCATCTACCTCGACATGGACACCTTCTGCAACGAGCCCATCCCTCTTGAGCAGCTCGAGGCTGGCCCGTCGCCCCATTACGCTCTCTTCAAGTCAACGCTGCCAACCGGTGTCACCAATGATTTTATGATTTCGACCGCACGACACCCCGCTTACGCAGCCGCCGTCTCCAAGCTGCCATTCTTTTACGACATCACCCGATTTTGGGCTGAAATCCAGCCCTATGCCAACATTATGATGTCTTCTGGCCCGCTGTTCCTCAGTCTCGTGGTCAAAGACTACTTGCTTGGGCAGCCCTCTTTGCCTTCGCCGACGGTAGAGGTCATCCATCCTTCTGAACTGGAGTCGTACATTACCGATCTCGAGAGTGCTACATGGCACAAGGCAGACGCTCATGCCTTGATGTGGCTAGGAACTCGACCATGGACTTGGTTCTTGGGTGGAGCGATAGCGCTACTCGCCATTTTGTACTTGATCAACTACTTGCTGCTGATAACCTGTGAAGCTTTTCTTCGCAAGGTTCCCTCCATCACGTATGCCATCAAAGAGAGCAAGTTGGCATAA
- a CDS encoding uncharacterized protein (EggNog:ENOG41), with amino-acid sequence MTQESSECQALHLSDGSKCTKEATHANGVFCWFHSKQVYGLYRGYKRRNASLDALDDESPPYLKKAKITLASQTFEDIEDESTLRVVHSHLFEKYVLIGKVIDARRLHHTHFYSLQVDYGHQAYIDKLSSQRQNILQSLEKLEKRTADLLYRKEQWFSWVRRAQEEEEATREKEQKRVKQEASLFKRYRDQLRARLERARREEEKKSQDAYLEQAYQERMAMSADETDNDEDWDPIKDMELDKRTQYIDLIKHFLWMDVVSTDGDQEEASADPVATSTEATSTEAAPTQDSQTPVKKAKKRSSAKRGTKSGNIGVSAAASIAERGQKRLMAIQEGKKASKNAEQHVPDKKKIETEREMRKRLSEGVDKKMENIWGFQLVGSLENPHETYTRTAPMTGDEIESAVKDIREIKLLLFCRLRSVPTASRNFSMMPI; translated from the exons ATGACTCAAGAATCCTCTGAATGCCAG GCGCTGCACCTTTCCGATGGTAGCAAGTGCACCAAAGAGGCTACACATGCCAATGGCGTCTTTTGCTGGTTCCATTCCAAGCAAGTCTATGGCCTCTATAGGGGATACAAACGGCGTAATGCTTCGCTGGATGCGCTGGATGACGAGAGCCCTCCATACCTAAAGAAAGCCAAAATTACTCTAGCCAGCCAGACGTTTGAGGACATAGAAGACGAAAGTACTTTGAGAGTAGTGCATTCCCATCTGTTTGAGAAATATGTCCTCATTGGAAAAGTAATTGATGCCCGCAGGCTTCACCATACGCACTTCTATTCGCTGCAAGTCGACTATGGGCACCAAGCATACATCGATAAGCTCAGTAGCCAGCGCCAGAACATCCTTCAATCTCTCGAGAAATTGGAAAAGCGCACTGCTGATCTACTCTATCGAAAAGAACAATGGTTTTCTTGGGTACGCAGGGCccaggaagaggaggaagcaaCTCGCGAGAAGGAGCAGAAAAGAGTCAAGCAAGAGGCTTCCTTGTTCAAACGCTACCGAGACCAATTGCGTGCGAGGCTGGAACGAGCTAGgcgagaggaagaaaagaaaagccaagatGCATATCTCGAACAAGCTTACCAGGAGCGTATGGCTATGTCAGCGGATGAGACTGACAATGACGAGGATTGGGACCCCATCAAAGACATGGAACTCGATAAACGGACTCAGTACATTGACTTGATCAAACACTTCCTTTGGATGGATGTCGTCAGTACCGATGGCGACCAGGAGGAAGCCTCAGCCGATCCTGTGGCCACTTCCACAGAGGCCACTTCCACAGAGGCCGCTCCAACGCAAGACAGCCAGACCCCTGTtaagaaagcaaagaaaaggtcGAGTGCCAAGAGAGGCACCAAATCTGGCAATATAGGTGTTTCCGCTGCTGCCAGCATAGCCGAGAGAGGCCAAAAGAGGCTGATGGCCATACAAGAAGGCAAGAAAGCTAGCAAAAATGCTGAACAACACGTTCcggacaagaaaaaaatcgaaACGGAACGCGAGATGAGGAAGCGCCTTAGCGAGGGCGTCGACAAGAAAATGGAGAACATTTGGGGCTTCCAGCTTGTAGGATCATTGGAAAACCCTCATGAGACCTATACTAGGACGGCACCGATGACgggcgatgagattgagTCCGCTGTCAAGGATATCAGGGAGATCAAATTGCTACTCTTCTGCCGGCTGCGCTCCGTTCCAACAGCGTCGAGGAATTTCTCAATGATGCCGATATAG
- a CDS encoding uncharacterized protein (EggNog:ENOG41), translated as MVADHDRYRHLHTDSWLPEKLFPDELKPLKNTRSSSQKIRVTLCGKSVWNHASEKAMSRDGWLQFSIIAKDCDLKHAIQLCRNWAEFSDLNLLTHWQYFPASNWASWGTNRLIQQLQELEFFPYFIDLDAQQYSRHLQVGGRSKIRRQHDIVEGRNIIVGHMKRSNPVTRRFLQYLTMRTGEVLVLVRDGKSGRVITAPPDEHLWTYRRKHGVGRASKNEWDNVLEVGPDYFDMTDSLREWRFGFQDYYDVFIWSFVPDESPMDMYDVVITEFRMAWRLTHPRDLYLHMEQLLRTLTREKDTLRTRKIVPGEDVESIWDQVMGEQVQFRLFNIQNDEITSRTTDELGDSPYMFYSKANVVEDEILFPDEATSNKKSVPFREIRNGISRIETPQLPSSIRQLEKS; from the exons ATGGTGGCTGACCATGATCGATACAGACACCTCCATACCGACAGCTGGCTGCCGGAAAAGTTGTTCCCCGACGAGCTAAAGCCTCTCAAGAACACCAGATCCTCGTCACAGAAGATCCGAGTCACTCTTTGTGGCAAGAGTGTATGGAACCATGCCAGCGAAAAGGCAATGTCTCGAGATGGCTGGCTACAGTTCTCTATCATAGCCAAAGACTGTGACCTTAAGCATGCCATTCAGCTTTGCCGGAACTGGGCCGAATTCTCAGACTTGAACCTGCTCACCCACTGGCAGTATTTCCCTGCTTCCAACTGGGCTTCCTGGGGCACCAATAGGCTTATTCAACAGCTACAAGAGCTCGAGTTTTTCCCTTACTTTATCGATCTCGACGCTCAACAATACagccgccatcttcaagttGGTGGCCGGAGCAAGATTCGGCGCCAGCATGATATAGTTGAAGGGAGAAACATTATTGTCGGCCACATGAAGCGCAGCAACCCCGTCACCCGGCGGTTTCTACAATACCTTACCATGCGGACCGGAGAGGTACTAGTTCTGGTAAGGGATGGTAAATCTGGCCGCGTGATAACAGCACCTCCCGATGAACACCTCTGGACGTATCGTAGGAAACATGGTGTTGGCAGGGCTTCAAAGAACGAATGGGACAATGTTCTAGAGGTGGGCCCTGATTACTTTGATATGACTGACTCTTTGAGAGAATGGCGCTTTGGATTCCAGGACTACTATGACGTTTTCATTTGGAGCTTTGTGCCGGATGAGTCGCCGATGGATATGTATGACGTTGTAATAACA GAATTTCGTATGGCATGGCGCCTTACACATCCACGGGATTTATATTTGCACATGGAACAGCTATTGCGCACATTGACCAGAGAAAAAGACACTCTGCGCACTCGCAAAATTGTGCCGGGCGAAGATGTCGAAAGTATCTGGGACCAGGTGATGGGCGAGCAAGTCCAATTCCGGCTTTTCAATATCCAGAACGACGAGATAACTTCCCGAACCACTGACGAGTTGGGTGATTCTCCATACATGTTTTACAGCAAAGCCAAcgttgttgaagacgagattCTGTTTCCAGATGAGGCTACTTCTAACAAGAAGAGCGTCCCTTTCCGAGAAATTAGAAATGGTATTAGTCGCATTGAGACTCCCCAGCTTCCTAGCAGCATCCGACAGCTCGAAAAAAGCTAG
- a CDS encoding uncharacterized protein (EggNog:ENOG41) produces the protein MEIMERDRSFGFKESFHQGDLEPGSNEKYFQVQEKLGAILKTPHTGSTDWVLLLVEILAWLQIRADYDDYAQDPAAPWPLLFIVQDLVQAFMMVAMFFPESNVTANVTEFLKSDECESFRNSLLFSPQERCKSQPDRRSRTSYRFRDKKFWDGWNEVLKGPGYFTDIFPLDWSMNIRPTIAKLYRAGIIAPAYCQNDPQIVPGVAVAATEPHRPDELDLFICYEDRYKNFPQIFPPSFAGPDKWTTLLPHAQAFASKHQGARFALLRLWSAPHFYPLMVGLQNRQGNSFVDSVGRPWEWKFVPKDMPGSEFSVHHTVSKRLELLKEQFGDRVYSRADLILVMGEDVADLLKYCVAVTFAMQTKPWLREVDLWKSFINVELEFMQQLDPYWLD, from the exons ATGGAAATCATGGAACGTGACAGGTCCTTTG GATTCAAAGAGTCATTTCACCAGGGAGATCTCGAACCAGGTAGTAACGAGAAATACTTCCAAGTCCAAGAGAAACTTGGCGCCATACTCAAAACTCCTCATACCGGATCGACTGACTGggttttgcttcttgtcgAAATCCTTGCCTGGCTTCAGATTCGAGCAGACTACGACGACTACGCTCAGgatccagctgctccatggcctcttctcttcattgtTCAGGATCTAGTCCAGGCCTTCATGATGGTGGCCATGTTTTTCCCCGAGTCAAATGTGACGGCCAACGTGACAGAATTCTTGAAATCCGACGAATGCGAAAGCTTTAGAAATTCTCTCTTGTTCAGTCCACAAGAACGATGCAAATCTCAGCCTGATCGAAGGAGCCGGACAAGCTATAGATTTCGCGATAAGAAATTCTGGGATGGGTGGAATGAGGTTTTAAAAGGTCCAGGATATTTCACAGACATTTTCCCTCTCGACTGGAGCATGAACATCCGCCCAACTATAGCTAAAC TGTACCGAGCGGGAATCATCGCCCCAGCCTACTGTCAGAACGATCCGCAAATCGTCCCGGGAGTGGCCGTGGCAGCGACAGAACCTCATCGCCCAGACGAATTGGACCTTTTCATCTGCTACGAGGATCGATACAAAAACTTTCCACAAATATTCCCGCCTTCCTTTGCCGGACCAGACAAATGGACAACGCTGCTGCCCCACGCTCAGGCGTTTGCAAGCAAGCATCAAGGCGCGCGCTTCGCTCTCCTTCGGCTCTGGTCGGCGCCACACTTTTATCCTCTCATGGTCGGCCTGCAGAACCGACAGGGCAACAGCTTCGTCGACAGCGTCGGCCGTCCCTGGGAGTGGAAGTTTGTGCCCAAGGACATGCCTGGCAGCGAGTTCAGCGTACACCACACCGTAAGCAAGAGGCTGGAACTGCTGAAGGAGCAGTTTGGCGACCGTGTGTATAGCAGAGCGGATTTGATCCTCGTTATGGGCGAGGATGTGGCGGATTTGTTAAAGTACTGTGTGGCTGTGACGTTTGCTATGCAGACGAAGCCGTGGCTGAGGGAGGTTGATCTGTGGAAGAGCTTTATCAACGTCGAGCTGGAATTTATGCAGCAGTTGGATCCTTACTGGCTTGATTGA
- a CDS encoding uncharacterized protein (EggNog:ENOG41): MEEDNLPQAALAGRDESREPTTKSPVPWELVEDIVSYLDNRSIKSLRLTCRLFASLKLRINRVFLSPYSIDIQTFYDIAASDVYRPDIVEVVFDDAFLGYPLEDDDSYDTLPDSDSMYMSTDPIWLQLERNENVRQSIRRFGNDAGRLPKRLRKIQRAGAKLTVEDVSQFWLKLEKDQMNNISMGADVKAFRYALHHLPALRTVTVTPATHGFIFSPLYQTPLIRSIPMGMNYPLPRGWPIRSGGNPVRITEPWEKEKAIWRGYNMVTKTLAEENEHHHVSEFSVDAHYLHTGLTCRLFDEESEEYDDFRTILQQPNFKKLHLSLLVAGQENVNIRWPSFRTNLLRNAIAEAMQLEHFSMETDWDMDRIVQPPTLRTFLPIEGWANLKHFRLWNFPLRSADLILTLSRLPGLQSIELGFLDLFEQDNHHDLLNAMRDTLKLHKRPVPPRVRLGIMVPDLTYGRSEYLRGRAIWLDKEVEAFLYRDAENLFEPGRDTLARVMGVVRDAFDPTYEKPFAPPPPRVYHHNYFEPMYD; the protein is encoded by the exons ATGGAAGAGGACAACCTCCCACAAGCCGCCTTGgctggaagagatgaaagcAGGG AACCCACGACTAAATCACCAGTTCCTTGGGAGCTTGTCGAGGATATTGTGAGCTATCTGGATAATCGCTCAATCAAAAGTCTACGTTTGACTTGTCGactctttgcctctctcaAGCTGCGCATAAATCGAGTCTTTCTTTCCCCATATTCGATTGACATTCAGACCTTTTACGATATTGCCGCAAGCGATGTCTATCGGCCTGACATTGTTGAAGTTGTTTTCGACGATGCCTTCCTAGGGTATCCTcttgaagacgacgacagcTATGACACACTTCCAGATTCAGATTCAATGTACATGAGTACGGATCCGATCTGGCTTCAGcttgaaagaaatgaaaacgTCCGACAATCAATTAGGCGTTTTGGCAACGACGCTGGACGCCTTCCTAAACGCCTGAGGAAAATCCAGCGAGCAGGCGCTAAACTAACAGTGGAGGATGTAAGCCAATTTTGGCTGAAACTAGAGAAAGATCAAATGAACAATATTTCTATGGGAGCGGATGTCAAGGCTTTTCGCTATGCTCTGCATCACTTGCCCGCGCTGCGAACGGTCACCGTTACGCCGGCGACTCATGGGTTTATCTTTTCGCCTCTTTACCAAACCCCATTGATTCGTTCTATTCCTATGGGAATGAACTACCCGCTTCCGCGTGGGTGGCCAATTCGGAGCGGTGGTAATCCCGTCAGGATCACAGAACCTtgggagaaagaaaaagcaatttGGCGCGGTTATAATATGGTGACGAAGACTTTGGCTGAAGAGAACGAGCACCATCATGTCTCCGAATTCTCCGTCGACGCTCATTATCTTCATACAGGCCTTACCTGCCGCCTctttgatgaagaaagcGAAGAGTATGATGACTTTCGGACTattcttcagcagcccaaCTTCAAGAAGCTACACCTCTCGCTTCTTGTGGCTGGGCAAGAGAATGTCAACATACGCTGGCCATCCTTCCGCACCAATCTGCTGCGAAACGCCATAGCGGAAGCTATGCAGCTAGAGCATTTCAGCATGGAGACAGACTGGGATATGGACCGCATCGTCCAGCCTCCAACGCTGCGAACGTTCCTCCCTATTGAAGGCTGGGCGAACCTCAAGCATTTCCGGCTGTGGAACTTTCCACTCCGCAGCGCTGATCTGATATTGACGCTCTCGCGGCTTCCCGGGCTGCAATCCATTGAGCTGGGCTTTTTGGATCTGTTTGAACAAGACAACCACCATGATCTGCTCAATGCAATGCGCGACACTCTGAAGCTGCATAAGCGACCGGTGCCGCCCAGAGTGAGGTTGGGCATAATGGTACCAGACCTTACTTACGGCCGCTCAGAGTATCTCCGCGGACGTGCAATTTGGCTTGACAAAGAAGTCGAGGCGTTTTTATACCGGGATGCTGAGAATCTCTTTGAGCCTGGCAGGGATACCTTGGCGCGTGTCATGGGCGTTGTGAGGGATGCTTTTGATCCTACGTATGAGAAGCCTTTtgcgcctcctcctcccagaGTCTATCATCATAATTACTTTGAACCTATGTACGATTAG